One region of Glycine max cultivar Williams 82 chromosome 9, Glycine_max_v4.0, whole genome shotgun sequence genomic DNA includes:
- the LOC100813723 gene encoding probable WRKY transcription factor 20 → MEQDNLNNNNNCDEETFVCDSRETKRSIAERRGFNSNAARINTALFRTATSTTNPSPSLAARSPRLTIPPGISPTDLLDSPIMLPNSQAISPTTGSFFMLPPLSHEGSMLTTEQGNVDVSTASDVDASFKFKPRGHFDPNHLPPYSASLNQVSSNFHSVKGGNRESHLLAQVQPPLDFSFRADFSKGHSVKNSEVNAYNDMKMVNDVILNANNVEMPMSGSEEVSDESALPKNTINGEDFGGQPASEGEQKEASHTTGAVRTSEDGYNWRKYGQKQVKGSEYPRSYYKCTQPKCQVKKKVERSHDGQITEIIYKGAHNHAQPHPGHRASSLSTDEVSDMAGDSTLAKIEGGYVWRNIQTGLRETKQSFDWKADGQERTPTTSAVTELSDPISTNNAKSLCMLESEDTPELSSTLASHDGDEDGTAQALVSAEDEAENDELDSKRRKKESYAVEPNLPPTRAVREPRVVVQIESDVDILDDGYRWRKYGQKVVKGNPNPRSYYKCTSAGCMVRKHVERASQNLKYVLTTYEGKHNHEVPTARTNNQVNSSDGGLPPNGANGQVALTLPKPETHQTLFGHHFDRKPEFSNEFLRASLVGSFSNDMKFGPSTLCQMKYPSLNNTMPYGSYGLNHEHCTAPQAGSIASMFPDFPMPLPLNLPSSGLNFNCVKPMNRVQSFLSGQQVKDIDAGFLRPKQEQKDDTMYGSCMPPLDHSNASLTSSPSPSIYQRMMQNFPS, encoded by the exons atggAACAAGACAAccttaacaacaacaacaattgtgatgaggaaaccTTTGTGTGTGACtcaagagaaacaaaaagaagcATTGCTGAGAGAAGGGGTTTCAATTCCAATGCTGCAAGAATCAACACAGCACTGTTTCGCACTGCAACTTCAACAACAAACCCTTCACCTTCCCTGGCCGCTCGATCACCTCGTCTCACCATCCCCCCTGGCATTAGTCCAACCGACTTGCTTGACTCTCCCATCATGCTTCCAAATTCTCAG GCCATATCTCCCACCACTGGCTCTTTCTTCATGCTGCCACCTCTCAGCCATGAAGGATCAATGCTCACAACTGAACAAGGGAATGTGGATGTGTCAACCGCATCTGATGTCGATGCCTCTTTCAAATTCAAGCCTCGTGGACATTTTGATCCTAATCATTTGCCTCCTTACTCTGCTTCTCTAAATCAG GTTTCTAGTAATTTCCACTCGGTAAAGGGAGGAAATAGAGAGAGTCACTTACTTGCTCAAGTTCAGCCACCATTAGATTTTTCATTCCGAGCAGATTTTTCAAAAGGCCATTCTGTGAaaaatagtgaagtgaatgcgTACAATGATATGAAAATGGTTAATGATGTGATTCTTAATGCCAATAATGTTGAGATGCCAATGTCTGGCTCTGAGGAAGTAAGTGATGAAAGCGCTCTGCCGAAAAATACTATCAATGGTGAGGATTTTGGAGGGCAACCTGCTTCAGAAGGAGAACAGAAAGAGGCATCCCATACAACAGGAGCAGTAAGGACCTCGGAGGATGGTTATAATTGGAGGAAATATGGACAAAAACAGGTAAAAGGTAGTGAGTATCCCAGAAGCTATTATAAATGCACACAGCCTAAATGTCAGGTCAAGAAAAAGGTGGAACGATCCCATGACGGTCAAATAACGGAAATTATTTACAAAGGTGCTCATAACCATGCACAACCACACCCTGGACATAGAGCATCTTCACTTTCTACTGATGAGGTTTCAGACATGGCTGGAGACAGTACCTTAGCTAAAATTGAAGGTGGGTATGTTTGGAGAAATATTCAAACAGGAttaagagaaacaaaacaaagttttgattGGAAGGCTGATGGACAGGAAAGGACACCAACAACTTCTGCTGTGACTGAGCTTTCAGATCCTATATCAACTAACAATGCTAAATCTCTATGTATGCTTGAATCGGAGGACACTCCAGAGCTTTCTTCTACACTTGCCAGTCATGATGGCGATGAAGATGGAACCGCTCAAGCACTTGTCTCAGCTGAAGACGAAGCTGAGAATGATGAATTGGATTCAAAAAGAAG GAAGAAAGAGAGCTACGCAGTTGAACCAAATTTGCCCCCTACTAGGGCTGTTCGTGAGCCAAGAGTGGTTGTCCAAATTGAGAGTGATGTGGACATACTTGATGATGGTTACCGCTGGCGTAAGTATGGACAAAAGGTTGTCAAAGGAAATCCAAATCCTAG GAGCTACTACAAATGCACAAGTGCGGGATGTATGGTAAGGAAGCATGTGGAAAGGGCTTCACAGAATCTGAAATATGTCCTAACTACTTATGAGGGAAAGCATAATCATGAAGTGCCCACTGCTAGAACAAACAATCAGGTAAACTCAAGTGATGGTGGTTTACCTCCCAATGGTGCTAATGGACAAGTTGCTCTTACATTACCAAAGCCCGAAACTCATCAAACTCTTTTTGGACATCATTTTGATAGAAAACCTGAATTCAGCAACGAGTTTCTCAGGGCTAGTTTGGTCGGAAGTTTCAGCAATGATATGAAGTTTGGACCTTCTACCCTTTGCCAAATGAAGTATCCTTCCTTGAATAATACCATGCCTTATGGCTCCTACGGACTGAACCATGAACATTGCACTGCCCCTCAAGCTGGATCCATTGCCTCAATGTTCCCCGATTTTCCAATGCCACTACCATTGAATCTTCCCTCATCTGGACTTAATTTTAACTGTGTCAAGCCAATGAATCGTGTCCAGTCTTTCCTTTCTGGCCAGCAGGTGAAGGACATTGATGCAGGGTTCCTGAGGCCTAAACAGGAACAGAAGGATGATACTATGTACGGCTCGTGCATGCCCCCCCTAGATCATTCAAATGCTTCACTCACTTCTTCACCATCACCATCCATTTATCAACGTATGATGCAGAATTTCCCTTCATAA